A window of the Dyadobacter pollutisoli genome harbors these coding sequences:
- a CDS encoding DUF4249 domain-containing protein gives MKSTTSSTIQFLLKQAPNYLLMFVVLLTSCDSLVGIVDQDKLPEIQSKLVVESYISPQSPTIEVKVTESLPLYGEDKIDPVYIKNAVVTISGEAGRLTIPYNDSTLSYLIDSSAFGIESGKTYELTVSDERRSVKARTRVPDKIVLLKSYRIDTVPGEFDPLLAARVRFSWDDIKGETNFYSMRGYATTEETTFIYDPVTLKSSLGRQQRQTPFYDYLKEIVIFSDINQDGITLTSPESTFSLPMDYKGTYIGSDGKEYPIDTDPKIAEIHVEILHLNESYYKFYQTLRDSDHKNNPFAEPLLIYNNIEGGLGCFGAYTVGINKITF, from the coding sequence ATGAAATCAACGACTAGTAGCACCATTCAGTTTTTGCTCAAACAAGCTCCAAATTATTTGTTAATGTTTGTGGTGCTTTTAACATCCTGTGATAGTTTGGTAGGTATTGTAGATCAAGACAAGCTTCCGGAAATACAGTCCAAGCTGGTCGTAGAAAGCTACATTTCACCGCAATCACCGACCATTGAAGTAAAAGTAACCGAGTCTCTGCCCTTATATGGTGAGGACAAAATTGATCCTGTTTATATTAAAAATGCAGTGGTTACCATTTCCGGTGAGGCTGGCAGGCTGACGATCCCATATAACGACTCGACATTAAGCTATCTGATCGACAGCAGCGCATTTGGGATCGAAAGCGGTAAAACATATGAATTAACCGTCAGCGACGAGCGAAGATCCGTCAAAGCCCGGACGCGGGTCCCCGACAAGATCGTCCTGCTCAAAAGCTACCGGATTGATACCGTGCCCGGCGAGTTCGATCCGCTGCTGGCAGCTCGGGTTCGGTTCTCATGGGATGACATCAAGGGAGAAACCAACTTTTACTCTATGCGGGGTTATGCTACCACTGAGGAAACTACCTTTATATACGATCCAGTGACGCTAAAATCCAGCCTGGGCAGGCAGCAACGACAGACGCCTTTCTACGACTATCTGAAAGAAATCGTCATTTTTAGCGACATTAACCAGGATGGCATCACCCTAACCTCCCCGGAAAGCACTTTCTCATTGCCTATGGACTACAAAGGGACATATATCGGTTCTGATGGAAAGGAATATCCGATCGATACCGATCCGAAGATCGCCGAAATACACGTGGAAATACTGCACCTGAACGAAAGCTACTACAAGTTTTACCAGACGCTCAGGGATAGCGACCACAAAAACAACCCATTCGCAGAACCCTTGCTGATCTATAACAACATTGAAGGCGGCCTGGGCTGCTTTGGCGCTTACACGGTTGGCATAAACAAGATCACTTTTTAG
- a CDS encoding M4 family metallopeptidase encodes MKHGLLIVPVFLLCAHLCLSQSRTQGEIDAFAAKTGALPTIDPGTNALSSIRFPVGRAFQVTGGDVQQKSMVFVNQNSNLFGIRPDQDEYRLRALKTDNYGLENVTLQQTYKGVPVFDGMMKFHYNKNKDLTALNGNYISDIKVNVVPTLAQHEADALALQYVQGSKMGSYSAPLQVTKSTIYIFQKGLAQGVNGTKLLVYEVEVGNNADVREFLYIDAHNGSLVDQFTGTHQAIHRTLYETSQTLANRIWDEGDPLPGTLDVWQHSEVVTSGFIYNMMKNAFGFNSYNDADATMITINNNPAVNCPNATWNGVSANYCTGMATDDVVAHEWAHAYTQYTSGLIYQWQSGALNEAYSDIWGETVDQLDGYMDEGETDAPRTGCGDSNNRWQMGEKLTAFPGANRDMWNPTCFGDPGKVTDPQFRCSTSDNGGVHHNSGVINHAYALLVDGGSYNGQNITGLGLTKAAHIFWLAQSQYMVATTDFAAQADILEAAATSLIGIDLAALSTADGGPTSSGQTISAADVIELGKVIDAVELRAENNCAFTSILGPAPALCEGANAGLALFYEDFEGGLGAFTTSFETSSGSWVARSWVSAPAPASHGGNVAFGVNYQGGDCGASNQTGIIRIESPVIDIPAGTAGNLNMAFDHFIAIEDTWDGGNIKYSIDGGAWTLLPADAFTVNSYNNVLNASGAGSSNPMQSQQAFTGTNNGSLSGSWGQSQVDLTSIGLSAGHTIQLRFELGTDCRGGLDGWYVDNVRVYTCAVTPAVHFAMENSVLNEGEGTTPAGCLDYVDKIVTIQIDKAPSQPVTVTFNEPGGTAKNGATGDYTIFPTFVNLSSGSLTQDVTLRIYNDAYVEGPETIDLSYNINANGGNGYAASSFQNYQLTIIDDDLTPGNYTEELLSSTFSNGQEGWKVINGGNSFHGWAVSQFSNAGLDASKSPFFFVQSNITNGNFYFFDDIVESPPINTEGKKNLKLIFSQAWWPQIGSNPEVGYVDVWTGTSWQNLLTQNEATGKLGDLLTFTPDIQELTIPDAYANVNMKVRFRYVANSEIWWGIDAIKVTATNSTQIESVVNTGNAAQEYLGPNETAVFYDPASGNLMAKIKNLTPHDYGCTTVEVDRAGTNGTPWMGGYQITNKTFKVTPTNNNPTGQFEITIYYKATELNTFTPEIINSMGKSLGSIPTGNAATTSLVTVDVSPAFNGDYAFTSTFSTGFSGFGLSDAPAGSALPVTLVKFDGKHTAEGNQLTWTTTTEDNNAYYAVEESLNGRNFTETGRVQGMGTSSVTNEYSFTDSDFNKGITYYRLKQVDTDGKFAYSRIVSIDAVPAGSAKFYPNPTQSTLNIELPEVAAPWVSARIINVTGQEVMSREKLSIRNGKLNMSIGKLPSGVYQVLISDDKTTYRLSVVKL; translated from the coding sequence ATGAAACATGGTTTACTAATTGTCCCAGTGTTCTTGTTATGCGCCCATCTCTGTTTATCACAATCACGCACACAAGGAGAAATTGACGCGTTTGCAGCAAAAACCGGCGCACTACCCACGATTGATCCCGGGACCAACGCGCTAAGTTCCATCCGTTTTCCCGTCGGAAGAGCCTTTCAGGTCACTGGCGGTGACGTTCAGCAAAAGTCGATGGTATTTGTCAACCAAAATTCGAACCTGTTCGGTATCAGGCCCGATCAGGACGAGTACCGGCTCCGTGCTCTTAAAACGGACAATTACGGCCTGGAAAACGTTACGTTACAGCAAACGTATAAGGGCGTACCGGTGTTCGATGGGATGATGAAATTCCATTACAATAAAAACAAAGACCTGACAGCGTTGAATGGCAACTACATTTCCGACATCAAAGTGAATGTAGTTCCTACGCTGGCCCAACACGAGGCCGACGCACTCGCCCTACAATATGTACAAGGCAGTAAAATGGGGAGTTATTCGGCTCCGCTACAAGTCACCAAGAGTACCATCTACATTTTCCAGAAGGGATTAGCCCAAGGTGTAAATGGCACCAAACTACTGGTATACGAAGTAGAAGTAGGCAATAATGCAGATGTCAGAGAGTTCCTATATATCGATGCGCACAATGGATCGCTGGTTGATCAGTTCACCGGCACACACCAGGCGATTCACCGAACACTCTACGAGACCTCACAAACGCTGGCGAACCGGATTTGGGATGAAGGAGATCCACTTCCCGGAACTTTGGATGTTTGGCAGCATTCGGAAGTCGTCACGTCAGGGTTTATCTACAATATGATGAAGAATGCGTTCGGCTTCAATTCTTATAATGATGCGGATGCTACGATGATCACCATTAACAACAATCCTGCGGTCAATTGCCCGAACGCCACCTGGAATGGTGTCTCGGCCAATTATTGTACAGGAATGGCGACCGACGACGTAGTAGCGCACGAATGGGCACACGCCTATACCCAATACACCAGCGGGCTCATTTATCAGTGGCAGTCCGGCGCGCTCAATGAAGCGTATTCTGATATCTGGGGCGAAACCGTCGATCAGCTTGACGGCTATATGGACGAGGGTGAGACCGATGCGCCTCGTACAGGGTGCGGCGATTCTAATAACCGCTGGCAAATGGGCGAAAAGCTTACGGCTTTCCCCGGAGCAAACCGCGATATGTGGAACCCTACCTGTTTTGGCGATCCCGGTAAAGTTACAGATCCCCAATTCCGGTGTTCCACATCAGATAACGGGGGGGTCCATCACAATAGCGGTGTGATCAACCACGCTTATGCTTTGCTGGTGGACGGCGGCAGCTACAACGGCCAAAACATTACTGGTCTGGGCCTGACCAAAGCGGCTCATATCTTCTGGTTGGCCCAATCGCAATATATGGTAGCCACCACAGATTTCGCCGCTCAGGCCGACATTCTTGAAGCCGCTGCTACCTCGCTGATCGGGATCGATCTGGCCGCGCTTTCCACTGCCGATGGCGGCCCGACCAGCTCCGGCCAGACAATTTCCGCCGCCGATGTGATTGAATTGGGTAAAGTCATTGACGCCGTCGAGCTGCGCGCTGAGAATAATTGCGCGTTTACCAGTATCCTGGGCCCCGCGCCAGCATTATGCGAAGGAGCGAATGCAGGACTTGCATTGTTTTATGAAGACTTCGAAGGCGGCCTTGGCGCGTTTACTACCTCATTCGAGACTAGCTCGGGAAGCTGGGTCGCCCGTTCATGGGTATCGGCCCCCGCTCCTGCCAGTCATGGTGGTAATGTGGCATTCGGGGTTAATTATCAGGGCGGTGATTGCGGAGCTTCCAACCAGACGGGCATCATCAGGATTGAAAGCCCGGTGATTGACATTCCTGCTGGTACGGCTGGTAACCTGAACATGGCCTTCGACCATTTCATAGCGATCGAGGATACGTGGGACGGCGGAAATATCAAATACTCCATCGACGGTGGAGCCTGGACGTTGCTGCCGGCTGATGCCTTTACCGTTAACAGCTATAATAACGTCCTCAATGCGTCTGGTGCAGGTAGCAGTAACCCCATGCAGTCTCAGCAGGCATTCACCGGTACCAACAATGGGTCGCTATCGGGTTCGTGGGGACAAAGTCAGGTAGACCTTACTTCAATCGGCCTGAGTGCGGGGCACACTATTCAGCTCCGTTTTGAGCTCGGTACCGATTGCCGCGGTGGCCTGGACGGCTGGTATGTCGATAACGTCCGCGTTTATACCTGCGCCGTCACACCCGCAGTACACTTTGCAATGGAGAATTCAGTCCTTAACGAAGGGGAAGGAACCACACCGGCAGGCTGCCTAGACTACGTCGATAAAATCGTGACCATTCAGATAGATAAAGCTCCCTCCCAGCCCGTAACGGTGACATTTAACGAACCAGGCGGCACAGCCAAGAACGGTGCTACGGGAGACTATACGATCTTCCCGACTTTTGTGAACCTGTCATCCGGCTCATTGACCCAAGATGTCACATTGCGGATTTACAATGATGCTTATGTCGAAGGCCCGGAAACCATTGATCTTTCCTATAACATCAACGCGAACGGCGGGAATGGATATGCGGCTTCCAGTTTCCAGAATTATCAACTGACCATTATCGACGACGATCTGACGCCCGGCAATTATACCGAAGAATTGTTGAGCTCGACATTCAGTAACGGCCAGGAAGGCTGGAAAGTGATCAATGGCGGTAACAGCTTCCACGGCTGGGCTGTTTCGCAGTTCAGCAATGCTGGACTAGACGCATCGAAATCACCTTTCTTTTTTGTTCAGAGCAATATCACCAATGGTAATTTCTATTTCTTCGATGACATCGTTGAGTCGCCTCCGATCAATACGGAAGGGAAAAAGAATTTAAAGTTAATCTTCTCCCAGGCGTGGTGGCCGCAAATTGGTAGCAACCCCGAGGTAGGATATGTCGATGTATGGACCGGCACTTCATGGCAAAACCTGCTGACACAAAACGAAGCGACCGGAAAGCTCGGAGACCTGCTTACATTTACTCCCGACATCCAGGAATTGACTATCCCTGACGCATACGCAAATGTCAATATGAAAGTGCGCTTCCGTTATGTGGCCAATTCGGAGATCTGGTGGGGGATAGATGCCATCAAAGTGACTGCGACCAACTCTACTCAAATCGAGAGCGTGGTCAACACGGGGAATGCTGCCCAGGAATATCTCGGCCCCAATGAAACCGCCGTATTCTATGACCCGGCCAGCGGAAACCTGATGGCCAAAATCAAGAACTTGACACCGCACGATTACGGATGCACTACTGTGGAAGTAGACCGGGCCGGTACCAATGGGACGCCATGGATGGGTGGTTATCAAATAACCAACAAAACCTTCAAGGTAACCCCAACAAACAATAATCCAACTGGTCAGTTCGAGATTACAATTTATTATAAAGCCACAGAGCTCAATACTTTCACGCCAGAGATCATCAATTCGATGGGTAAAAGCCTTGGAAGCATCCCTACCGGTAACGCGGCTACTACTTCCCTGGTGACTGTCGACGTGAGCCCCGCATTCAATGGGGACTACGCGTTTACGTCAACATTCAGCACAGGTTTTTCTGGATTCGGGTTATCCGATGCCCCCGCAGGAAGCGCTTTGCCTGTGACGCTGGTGAAATTTGACGGAAAACATACTGCCGAAGGTAATCAGTTGACATGGACGACGACCACTGAGGACAATAATGCTTACTACGCCGTGGAGGAAAGTCTAAATGGCAGGAATTTTACAGAAACCGGGCGCGTACAGGGAATGGGCACCTCATCTGTCACCAACGAGTACAGCTTTACAGATAGTGATTTCAACAAAGGCATCACTTATTATCGCCTCAAACAAGTTGATACCGATGGCAAGTTTGCTTATAGCCGGATCGTCTCGATTGACGCAGTGCCAGCCGGCAGTGCCAAATTCTACCCCAATCCTACCCAGTCTACCCTCAACATAGAGCTGCCCGAGGTGGCAGCCCCTTGGGTCAGTGCCAGGATTATCAATGTAACGGGACAGGAAGTGATGAGCAGGGAAAAGCTTTCTATTCGCAACGGCAAACTGAATATGTCCATTGGAAAGCTGCCATCCGGGGTGTACCAGGTACTCATATCGGACGACAAAACCACCTACCGTCTCTCTGTGGTAAAATTATAG